The following coding sequences lie in one Candidatus Aminicenantes bacterium genomic window:
- the tolQ gene encoding protein TolQ, translating to MNIIKLLSDATLVVKAILLILLFFSVFSWTIIIYKRRALRTATAQSRKFLEVFKKSRNLTEVQDAAKTYPGSPLASIFQAGYKEIAYLAKQQQAAGAAGTGNGNGSRLENLGRAMTKASNGEVARMEKMMGFLATTGSVTPFIGLFGTVWGIMYTFLSIGVTRSTSLVVVAPGIAEALIATAVGLFAAIPAVIAYNAFLHRIKDQITDMEDFSLELLSIAERLYGTP from the coding sequence ATGAATATTATCAAGCTTCTCTCCGACGCCACCCTGGTGGTCAAGGCCATCCTCCTCATTCTGCTGTTCTTCTCGGTCTTTTCCTGGACCATCATCATCTACAAACGGCGGGCCCTTCGGACCGCGACCGCCCAGTCGCGCAAGTTCCTCGAGGTCTTCAAGAAAAGCCGCAATCTGACCGAGGTTCAGGACGCCGCCAAGACCTATCCGGGCAGCCCCCTGGCCTCCATTTTCCAAGCCGGCTACAAGGAAATCGCCTACCTGGCCAAGCAGCAGCAGGCGGCAGGCGCGGCCGGGACCGGGAACGGCAACGGCTCCCGGCTGGAGAACCTCGGCCGGGCCATGACCAAGGCCAGCAACGGCGAGGTGGCCCGCATGGAAAAGATGATGGGCTTCCTGGCCACGACCGGCAGCGTCACGCCCTTCATCGGCCTCTTCGGCACGGTCTGGGGCATCATGTACACCTTCCTCAGCATCGGCGTCACCCGCTCGACCAGCCTGGTCGTCGTCGCCCCCGGCATCGCCGAGGCCCTCATCGCCACCGCGGTCGGGCTGTTCGCCGCCATCCCCGCGGTCATCGCCTACAACGCCTTCCTGCACCGGATCAAGGACCAGATCACGGACATGGAGGATTTCTCGCTCGAGCTCCTGAGCATCGCGGAGCGCCTCTATGGTACTCCCTAA
- a CDS encoding biopolymer transporter ExbD, with the protein MVLPKLGSLRSKREIGTSLSEINVTPFIDVMLVLLIIFMVTTPMMQSGIGVNLPTAETDNAPAEDGLRLTITPDKYIHIGESIINVNLLEQRILNYFAGKPKKVVFLQADKDLPYGYIMEIMDLVKKAGVEVVGLMTEPKEVKDKE; encoded by the coding sequence ATGGTACTCCCTAAGCTCGGCTCTCTCCGCTCCAAGCGCGAGATCGGAACCTCGCTGTCGGAGATCAACGTCACCCCGTTCATCGACGTCATGCTGGTCCTGCTGATCATCTTCATGGTCACCACCCCGATGATGCAGTCGGGCATCGGCGTCAACCTGCCCACAGCCGAGACCGACAACGCCCCGGCCGAGGACGGCCTGCGCCTGACCATCACGCCCGACAAGTACATCCACATCGGCGAGTCGATCATCAACGTCAACCTGCTCGAGCAGAGAATACTGAATTATTTCGCCGGCAAGCCCAAGAAAGTCGTCTTTCTGCAGGCCGATAAGGACCTCCCCTATGGCTACATCATGGAGATCATGGACCTGGTCAAGAAGGCCGGGGTCGAAGTGGTCGGCCTGATGACCGAGCCCAAAGAGGTCAAGGACAAGGAATGA